A genomic stretch from Oncorhynchus gorbuscha isolate QuinsamMale2020 ecotype Even-year linkage group LG20, OgorEven_v1.0, whole genome shotgun sequence includes:
- the LOC124007080 gene encoding uncharacterized protein LOC124007080 — translation MSDSETIETAALGRPFQLGMLYDCRRDVLIPGITLWDSEMLQKDINVSPQPNTDFKIIASDSSEAKSEALNVSASLEASFLGGLVSVKGSAEFLHDKKTSKHQSRVSLQYRTTTHFEQLTMDHLGAGNVKHCNVFREGSATHVVTAILYGAQAFFVFDREVSSGENHQDIQGNLQATIKKIPLITIEGQASLKMSEEEKQQANTFSCTFHGDFALENNPVTFEDATRLYAGLPRLLGEKGEHAVPMTVWLYPLKNLDSAAAQLVRQISVSLVCRAQRILDGLDNTDVLFRDLMMEGMAIKFPEIKAKLSKFRDLCSEYKLVFQKGLCKVLPNIRGGGMEEEELIKMLNSKERSPFQNDLMITYLDDREREMNVVSSYLDILKEVQVVYSSSELDGIVLGQAKDHVVCFAFSSLKDKDEYLVDLENYLLEESKSDSSVIPYDPNTVGKSAAEKWFRSGEVTTLTRQIIQLFLDFKESNKDRENIAFCIASIPSKCITASSIHVYERGTLLSPQFELPSKPGVPTIKSLEHDCVHVQINPPHLGVKSVESYQVLYQAVQAESEWTEIKADASTNQVTIRRLNPYKDYRFSCRAVCRPGVSLSSDWTEYSRTRPCSPPGPPTEKNLEHESIRVNWDIPTMVGDDVEVIGYETDYRECTKAVDNKMWHTIKTTTRECTLEGLKPETAYSVRVSANCGEAGKSLPSPEAVLTTIRASDAQPKRSQSTGARSEQFLKKSEKVKKGNPSIYRLNLEQKLDVMEHFEQYTFGGKVEKENNKVILLLGSTGAGKTTLVNVMINYILGVKWEDHYRFKLIHEVTNRSQAESQTSIVTSYELYNQPGFQIPYSLTIIDTPGFGDTRGMAHDKLITQQVKEFLCNPLGIDHIDAVCFVVQASLARLSANQKYIFDSILSIFGKDIADNILMLVTFADGKDIPVLEAIQAADLPCKKNNKGLPTHFKFNNSVLLSQKVEEDISSEGDGSEDDNEEGLEKIVWRSTFKQMKAFFKALESNESKDLTMTKKVLEERERLEKAMTRLTPQITAGLSKLNEIKTFEQCLQNEDENMKQNQDFETEVEVLVAKRTKLSCFATNCIVCKFTCHTSCFLPNEDDTKKCAVMDGYGNCVMCPGNCSYLNHDKEKALWTYETKTEKKTIKELKDNFMKAQGKFMNNKQMLEKIEDEYIVIEDKLKYLIKLSSNCLKRLNEFALKPSSLSTVEYIEILIRTEEDQRKPGFEDRIVGLKKMKYESELLEKMARGEELLPDERRKVKEKQDRLQKITKRLNQMQKVVRDWPGKKSA, via the coding sequence GTATCACACTCTGGGATTCTGAAATGCTACAGAAAGACATAAATGTCTCTCCACAACCTAACACTGATTTCAAAATCATTGCTTCCGACTCAAGTGAAGCCAAGTCAGAAGCTTTGAATGTGTCTGCATCTCTGGAGGCCAGTTTCCTTGGTGGCTTAGTCAGTGTGAAGGGTTCTGCTGAATTCCTACATGATAAAAAGACCTCAAAGCATCAGTCTAGGGTTTCTCTGCAGTACCGTACCACCACTCACTTCGAGCAGCTGACCATGGACCACCTGGGGGCAGGAAATGTGAAACACTGTAATGTCTTCCGAGAGGGTTCTGCCACACATGTTGTGACTGCCATTCTCTACGGTGCACAAGCCTTCTTTGTTTTTGACCGTGAGGTTTCCTCAGGAGAAAACCACCAGGATATCCAGGGAAACCTGCAGGCCACAATAAAGAAGATTCCCCTCATAACAATAGAAGGGCAGGCATCACTGAAGATGAGCGAGGAAGAGAAGCAACAGGCCAATACATTCAGCTGCACTTTCCATGGTGATTTTGCACTAGAAAACAACCCTGTCACATTTGAAGATGCCACCAGGCTGTATGCCGGCCTGCCACGTCTGTTAGGGGAAAAGGGAGAACATGCTGTGCCCATGACTGTCTGGCTCTATCCTCTCAAGAACCTGGACTCTGCAGCGGCCCAGCTAGTCAGGCAGATCAGTGTTAGCCTGGTGTGTCGCGCACAGCGAATCTTAGATGGGCTGGACAACACTGATGTACTATTCCGGGACTTGATGATGGAAGGCATGGCTATCAAGTTCCCTGAAATCAAAGCCAAGCTCAGCAAGTTCAGGGACTTGTGCTCAGAGTACAAGCTGGTTTTCCAGAAAGGTCTTTGCAAGGTTCTTCCCAAcataagaggaggaggaatggaagaAGAAGAGCTGATAAAAATGCTCAACAGTAAGGAACGCTCTCCATTCCAGAATGACCTTATGATCACGTAcctggatgacagagagagagagatgaatgttgTCAGCTCTTACCTTGACATACTGAAAGAGGTACAAGTTGTGTACTCAAGTAGTGAATTGGATGGAATAGTGCTTGGTCAAGCTAAAGATCATGTAGTGTGCTTTGCATTCTCCTCTTTGAAGGACAAAGATGAGTATTTGGTAGACTTGGAGAACTACTTGCTGGAAGAATCAAAGAGTGATTCTTCAGTGATACCATACGACCCCAACACAGTTGGGAAATCAGCAGCAGAAAAGTGGTTTCGCTCGGGGGAGGTAACCACCCTAACCAGACAAATCATTCAACTGTTCCTAGACTTCAAAGAATCAAACAAAGACAGAGAAAATATTGCATTCTGCATTGCATCGATTCCAAGCAAATGCATCACTGCATCCTCCATCCATGTCTATGAGAGAGGGACACTGTTAAGTCCCCAGTTTGAACTGCCATCAAAGCCAGGTGTCCCCACCATCAAGAGTCTGGAGCATGACTGTGTCCACGTGCAAATCAACCCTCCCCACCTTGGCGTCAAGTCTGTGGAGTCGTACCAGGTTTTGTACCAGGCTGTGCAGGCTGAATCTGAGTGGACAGAGATCAAAGCTGATGCTAGCACTAACCAGGTCACCATCAGACGTTTGAACCCCTATAAAGACTATCGCTTCAGCTGCAGGGCGGTGTGTAGACCTGGTGTGAGCCTCTCCAGTGACTGGACAGAATACTCCAGGACCCGCCCATGTAGCCCCCCTGGACCACCCACAGAGAAAAACCTGGAACATGAAAGTATCAGAGTGAACTGGGACATTCCTACCATGGTGGGAGACGATGTTGAAGTCATAGGCTATGAGACTGACTACAGAGAGTGTACGAAGGCTGTTGACAATAAGATGTGGCACACCATCAAAACCACCACCAGAGAGTGCACACTGGAAGGTCTAAAGCCTGAAACTGCATACAGTGTCAGAGTCTCTGCTAACTGTGGCGAAGCAGGGAAGAGTCTACCCAGTCCTGAGGCAGTGCTGACTACCATCAGGGCGTCTGACGCCCAACCGAAGAGGAGCCAATCAACAGGAGCAAGAAGTGAACAATTTCTGAAGAAATCAGAGAAGGTTAAGAAAGGCAACCCATCAATCTATAGGCTGAATCTGGAACAGAAGTTGGATGTAATGGAACATTTTGAACAGTACACATTTGGAGGGAAAGTTGAGAAAGAAAATAACAAGGTAATCCTGCTTCTGGGGTCCACAGGTGCAGGAAAAACCACTCTGGTCAATGTCATGATCAACTACATTCTCGGGGTGAAGTGGGAAGATCACTACCGCTTTAAGCTCATCCATGAAGTGACCAACAGGTCACAGGCTGAGAGCCAGACTTCAATCGTAACATCATACGAGCTCTACAACCAGCCAGGCTTTCAGATTCCTTATTCTCTGACCATTATTGACACACCAGGGTTCGGAGACACTAGAGGAATGGCACATGATAAACTAATCACACAGCAAGTTAAGGAATTCTTGTGTAATCCTTTAGGGATTGATCACATTGATGCAGTCTGTTTTGTAGTGCAGGCATCCCTCGCTCGTCTCAGTGCCAACCAGAAATACATATTTGACTCCATCCTGTCCATTTTTGGAAAGGACATTGCTGATAACATCCTGATGCTTGTGACATTTGCTGATGGGAAGGACATACCTGTGCTGGAGGCCATCCAAGCTGCAGACCTTccctgtaaaaaaaataataagggACTCCCAACCCATTTCAAATTCAACAATTCAGTTCTGCTCTCTCAGAAAGTAGAAGAAGACATAAGCTCTGAAGGAGATGGTTCAGAGGATGATAATGAGGAAGGACTAGAGAAGATTGTCTGGAGGTCAACTTTTAAGCAGATGAAAGCTTTCTTCAAAGCCTTGGAAAGCAATGAGAGCAAAGATCTAACAATGACCAAGAAAGTGTTGGAGGAACGTGAGCGTTTGGAGAAGGCCATGACACGATTGACCCCTCAGATCACAGCAGGTTTGTCAAAGCTGAATGAGATCAAAACGTTCGAACAGTGCCTGCAGAACGAGGACGAGAACATGAAACAGAACCAAGACTttgagacagaggtagaggttCTAGTTGCGAAGAGGACCAAATTAAGTTGTTTTGCTACAAACTGCATTGTTTGCAAGTTCACATGCCACACCAGCTGCTTTCTGCCTAACGAGGATGACACCAAAAAATGTGCCGTGATGGATGGTTATGGTAACTGTGTCATGTGTCCAGGAAACTGCTCTTACCTTAACCACGACAAGGAAAAAGCCTTATGGACATATGAAACTAAGACAGAGAAAAAGACCATTAAAGAGTTGAAGGACAATTTCATGAAGGCACAGGGCAAGTTTATGAACAACAAGCAGATGCTGGAGAAGATTGAAGATGAGTACATTGTAATCGAGGACAAGCTGAAATACTTGATCAAGCTGTCCTCCAATTGTCTTAAGAGGCTGAATGAGTTTGCACTGAAGCcaagctctctctccactgtggaGTACATCGAGATACTCATTCGCACCGAAGAGGACCAACGCAAGCCAGGTTTCGAAGATCGCATCGTAGGGTTGAAGAAAATGAAATATGAGTCTGAGCTTCTAGAGAAGATGGCAAGAGGAGAGGAACTACTCCCCGATGAGCGACGCAAGGTTAAGGAGAAACAAGACAGACTGCAGAAGATCACAAAAAGACTCAACCAAATGCAGAAAGTAGTCAGAGATTGGCCAGGGAAGAAGTCGGCCTAA
- the nsrp1 gene encoding nuclear speckle splicing regulatory protein 1, with the protein MAAPSKQYGLIIPQKRASKTVTLPRPSVFGDDSDEETSVGESLQKEALKKRMMKQTRLEMQKALDQDSSVYDYDGVYDDMQKQRLESSKKMLGGTDRKPKYINQLLQAVEDRKKEQERRDERKIQKEREAEGEQFADKEAYVTSAYRQKLKERQEELEKEKREAAMEAALDVKKQKDLSGFYRHLLNQTVGEEAIPDRSVPRDQSTKEVKTEAPSPPSSPPSQDHVPSSHSDSEEGQDQKAGFSKPAPGAKRHYRQRSPSSGSGEEEREKDREREKKRPKERDRDQGRDRERVRERDREDRHGGRRDEKDGRKERDRDREEDRSRVRRDKGREERHGKRERSPKDREKQNGEKQRELDKDKGRERDKGREKERNRDGEKEKTIKTDGKDEKEGEGSVKKGKEGEGSVRKGKEGEGSERKGKEGEGSVKKGNEGEGSDRKAKEGEGSDRKAKEGEGSERKEGEGSDRKGKEGSEKEGEGSEKKGKEREEESKVSKFVKRSSEQTVTSARDRYLARQMARSATKTYIEKEED; encoded by the exons ATGGCGGCACCTAGTAAACA GTACGGCCTGATCATACCCCAGAAGAGAGCGTCTAAGACAGTTACCTTGCCCAGGCCCTCAGTGTTTGGGGATGACTCTGATGAAGAG ACCTCGGTTGGGGAGAGTTTGCAGAAGGAGGCTCTGAAGAAGAGGATGATGAAACAG acacGTCTGGAGATGCAGAAGGCTCTAGATCAGGACAGCAGTGTGTATGACTACGATGGTGTCTATGATGACATGCAGAAACAGAGGCTGGAGAGCAGCAAGAAAATGCTGGGAGGAACCGACAGGAAG ccaAAATACATCAACCAGCTGCTACAAGCGGTGGAGGACAGGAAGAAGGAGCAGGAacggagagatgagaggaagattcagaaggagagagaggcggagggagagCAGTTTGCAGACAAGGAGGCTTACGTCACctcagcctacagacagaaactcaaggagagacaggaggagctGGAAAAAGAAAAGCGAGAGGCAGCGATGGAGG ctGCTCTGGATGTGAAGAAGCAGAAAGACCTGAGTGGTTTCTATAGACACCTGCTGAACCAGACCGTAGGAGAGGAGGCCATACCAGACCGCTCTGTACCGAG GGATCAGAGTACAAAAGAAGTCAAGACCGAAGCGCCATCCCCACCGTCTTCACCTCCCTCACAAGACCACGTCCCCAGTTCCCATAGTGACAGCGAGGAGGGGCAGGATCAGAAGGCAGGGTTCAGTAAGCCGGCCCCTGGTGCCAAACGCCACTACAGACAGAGGTCCCCTTCCTctgggagtggagaagaggagcgagaaaaggatagagagagagaaaagaagagacccaaagagagagacagagaccaaggaagggatagagagagggtcagagagagagacagggaggacaggcaTGGTGGACGGAGAGATGAGAAGgatggaagaaaggagagggatagagacagggaggaggacaggagcaGGGTGAGGcgggataaagggagagaggagagacacgggaagagagaaaggagcccgaaagacagagagaagcagaacggggagaaacagagggagctAGACAAagacaaggggagagaaagggacaagggcagggagaaagagaggaatagggATGGAGAAAAGGAGAAGACTATAAAAACCGACGGAAAGGatgaaaaggagggagaggggtcagtgaagaaggggaaggagggagaggggtcagtaaggaaggggaaggagggagaggggtcagagaggaaggggaaggagggagaggggtcagtgaagaaggggaatgagggagaggggtcagatagGAAGgcgaaggagggagaggggtcagatagGAAGgcgaaggagggagaggggtcagaaaggaaggagggagaggggtcagatagGAAGGGGAAGGAGGGTTCAGAGAAGGAGGGCGAGGGGtcagagaagaaggggaaggagagagaagaggagagtaaaGTGAGTAAGTTTGTCAAGCGCAGCAGTGAGCAGACCGTGACCTCAGCCAGAGACAGATACCTGGCCAGACAGATGGCACGCTCAGCCACCAAGACGTACATAGAGAAGGAGGAGGACTGA